The following are from one region of the Sciurus carolinensis chromosome 5, mSciCar1.2, whole genome shotgun sequence genome:
- the Mrln gene encoding myoregulin, whose product MTGKGWILISTTTPQSLEDEILGRLLKILFVLFVDLMSIMYVVITS is encoded by the coding sequence ATGACTGGAAAAGGCTGGATATTAATTTCTACTACTACCCCCCAAAGTCTGGAAGATGAAATTTTGGGAagacttctaaaaattttatttgttttatttgttgatttaatgTCTATTATGTATGTTGTTATAACTTCATAG